The genomic region CCTGCGGCGACCGGTACCTCAACACCGCCGCGGGTGAGCAGTGCGACGACGGGCCCAACTCCGCCATCTGCGACGTGGACTGCACCCCCGTGGCCTGCGGCGACGGCGTCACCAACACGGCGGCGAAGGAGCAGTGCGACGACGGCAACACGCGCGACGACGACGACTGCCTGGGCACCTGCAAGCCGAACATCTGCGGCGACAGCGTGATCAACGTCAACGGGCCGGACCGCCCGGAGTCCTGCGACGACGGCAACACCCGCACGGAGACCGCGTGCGACTACGGCACCGCCACCTGCCAGGCGTGCAGCGGCGACTGCAAGACGGCGCTCAATCTCCAGGGCAACGTCTGCGGCGACAACGTGAAGGACGCCACGAACGAGGCCTGTGACGACGGCAACACCGAGACCGAGGACGCCTGCCCCTACGGCACCGCCAACTGCAAGGTGTGCCGCTTCGACTGCAAGGAGAGCCTGTCGCGCACGGGCAACATCTGCGGCGACAACGCGAAGGACCCGGACCACGAGGCCTGCGACGACGGCAACACCAAGACGGAAGTCGCGTGCGACTATGGCCAGGCGAGCTGCCAGAAGTGCAGCGGCGACTGCCAGACGGCGCTCAATCTCCAGGGCAACGTCTGCGGCGACAACCAGCGGGACATGACCCACGAGGCCTGCGACGACGGCAACACCACCACGGAGACCTCCTGTCCCTATGGCGTGGCCAACTGCCAGACGTGCAGCGGCGACTGCAAGCAACTGCTGGCGGTGAAGGGCAACGTCTGCGGCGACGGCGTGGCGGACCTGGCCCACGAGACGTGCGATGACGGCAACACCACCACGGAGACCGCCTGCCCCTACGGCGTGGCCAGCTGCCAGCGGTGCAGCAGCGACTGCCAGACGCTCCTGACGCTCCAGGGCAACATCTGCGGCGACGGCAAGCAGGACCCCAGCTCCACGAACGAGGTGTGCGACGACGGCAACACGCAGACGGAGTCCTCCTGCCCCTACGGTCAGGCGAGCTGCAAGGTGTGCCGCGGCGACTGCAAGGAGCTGGTCTCCGTCACGGGCAACGTCTGCGGCGACGGCGTGCTGGACTCGGCGAACGAGGCCTGCGACGACGGCAACACCACCACGGAGACCGCCTGCGCCTACGGCACGGCGAGCTGCAAGCGGTGCAGCAACGACTGCCAGACGGTCCTCTCGCTCGAGGGCAACGTCTGCGGCGACGGGGTGGTGGACGCCAACGCCTCGAATGAACTCTGCGACGACGGCAACACCCTCGCCTGCGGCTCATGCAGCGCCAACTGCAAGGTGCAGACGCTCCAGGCTGCGACGGGCACCATCACGGCCACGGCGAGCTCGAACCTGGTCGACGAGGAGACGTTCACCATCAGCGATGGCATCAACACGCCGGTCACCTTCGAGCTGGACCGCGACAACAAGCTCAAGAACGCCGCCAACCAGCGGGTGGTCGTGGCGAACGGCACGCCCGCGACGCAGATCGCCCTCGTCATCCGGGACGCCATCAACGCGGTGGAGGAGCCGTTCGAAATCGGAGCGACGGTCGTCACCGGCTCCATCACCGTGAACGTCGCCCACAAGCTGAAGGGCTCCATCGGCAACCAGGCGATGACGGAGAAGGTCGGCAACAACAACTTCAAGGTGAGCGGGATGAACGGCGGCAGCGGCTACGACTGCCCCCAGGGCACGAAGTGCGTGGGCAACGAGGACTGCGCACTCGACCTGGTGTGTGGGGCCAGCAAGACCTGCGTCGCCGCCCCCTGAGCGGCTTCCCAGACGTGTGACGTCCCTCTTGAAACAGGGATGTCACACGCCTTGACGCGCCGGGCCATGTCTTGCGTCACACGCGGGCGGGCCCGGGGGCGCGAGTGGGGGAACGTGCGGTTGACTTCACCGTCGTGGGGGTGGTGAACCGGGCGGGCCCCGGGTAGTCGCGGGCCCGGTGGCCTTGCAGCGGTCGTGACCCTCGCTTGCCGCGTCTGGAGCCACATCCATGATGACCCCTCCCCGTCGTCACCGCCGGAGCCCCTGGCTCACGCGGTGGCATCCCCTTGTCGCCGTGGGCTTCGCCTCGGCGCTGGTCTCCTGCGCCTCCCCGGAAACACCCGCCGAAGTCCCCGCTCCCGCCGCGCCCGCAGTGGAGGACACCGCGCAGCGTGAGCAGGAGCTGCTCTCCTGGACGCTGGGCGCGAAGTACGACGCCACGCAGGCCAACATCAACTTCAACGTGTACTCGTCGCGCGCCACGCGCATCGAGGTGTGGATCTACAAGACGGCCCAGGGCGCGGGGCCCGCCGTGACGTACGAGATGACGAAGAACGGAACGACCAACGTCTGGTCGAAGAGCGTCTCCGTCGCCACGCTGAAGGCCTCTCCCCACCTCATCACCGGCACCGTCTATTACGGCTACCGCGCCTGGGGTCCCAACTGGACGTACGTCTCCACCTGGAACACGACGACCAACAGCGCGCATGGCTTCGGCGCGGACGTGGACTCCGCGGGCAACCGCTTCAACCCGAACAAGCTCCTGTGGGACCCGTACGCGCTGGAGCTGTCGCACGACCCCGTGAACCCCAGCAACGCGGACGGCACGGTGTTCGCGTCCGGTCCGTTGCACCGCTACAAGGACAGCGGCCCGTTCGCGCCCAAGGGCATCGTGCTCGCGCCGAACACCACGTCCACCGGCACCAAGCCCACGCGCGCCTTCAAGGACGACATCGTCTATGAGGTGCACCTGCGCGGCCTGACGAAGCAGGACACCGGCTCCGGGCTGGATGCCGCCTGCCTGGGCACCTACAAGACCGCGGGCCAGAAGGCCGCGCAGCTGGCGTCGCTGGGCGTGACGGCGGTGGAGTTCCTGCCGCTGCATGAGACGGACAACGGCAACAACGACACGGTCGCGAGCACCGCGGGCGACAACTACTGGGGTTACATGAACCTCAGCTACTTCGCGCCGGACCGCCGCTACGCGTGCGACCAGACGCCGGGTGGCCCCACCCGCGAGTTCAAGACCATGGTGAAGGCGTTCCACGACGCCGGCATCAAGGTGCTGGTGGACGTGGTCTACAACCACACCGGCGAGGGCGGCGGTTGGATCAACGGCGACCCCAGCACGTACAACGTCATGTCGTACCGGGGCCTGGACAACCCCACGTACTACAGCCTGACGAAGAACATGCAGTTCAACTGGGACAACACGGGCGTGGGCGGCAACTTCAACACGTTCAATCCCACGGCCCGCAACGTCATCCTGCATTCGCTGTCGTACTGGAAGGACACGCTGGGCGTGGACGGCTTCCGGTTCGACCTGGCGTCGGTGCTGGGCAACATCTACGAGCACGAGACGGACACGCACAGCGGCTACGAATACAACCGCGACAACGCGAACACGGCGCTCAATCAAATCACCACGCAGCTGGATCCGCGTCCGGAGGCGGGCGGCGCGGGCACGGACTTCATCGCGGAGCCGTGGGCCATTGGCGGCAATTCCTACCAGGTGGGCAACTTCCCGGCGAAGTGGCGGGAGTGGAACGGCGCGTTCCGCGACACCTTCCGCAAGGACCAGAACCAGCTGGGCGTGGAGAGCATCAAGCCGTCGGACCTGGCCACGCGCTTCGCGGGCTCGTCGGACCTGTACTCGGATGACGGCCGCAAGCCGGCGGCGTCCGTGAACTTCATGGCGGCCCACGACGGCCTCACCTTGAAGGACATCTACTCGTGCAACAGCAAGAACAACAGCCAGGCGTGGCCCTACGGCCCGTCCGACGGCGGCGAGGACAACAACCACAGCTGGGACCACGGCGGCAACGCGGCGCTCCAGCGCCAGGCGGCGCGCAACGGCATGGCGTTCATGATGCTGAGCGCGGGCGTGCCCATGCTGACGGGCGGCGACGAGTTCCTGCGCACGCAGTACTGCAACAACAACGTGTACAACCTGGACTCGGACAAGAACTGGCTGAACTACGCGTGGACCACGGACCAGTCCAACTTCCGCACGTTCACCCAGAACCTCATCGCGTTCCGCAAGGCGCACCCCGCGCTGCGCCCGGCGGAGTTCTACAAGACGAACGACAACAACGGGAACGTGATGGAGCAGCACCGCTGGTTCAAGCCGGACGGCTTCGTTCCGGACGCGGCCTACTTCAATGACCCGAGCCAGCATGCGCTGGCCTACCGCATCGACGCGACGGAGTTCGGTGAGACGGCGGTGAACGCCATCTACGTCGCGTACAACGGCTGGTCCGCCAACGTGAACTTCCTGCTGCCGTGGCCGGGCACCGGCAAGCAGTGGTACCGCGTGACGGACACCTGCTCGTGGGCCGAGGGCGCGAATCAGGTGGTGCTCAACCCGGGCAGCACGAACCTGATTGGCGGCGAGGCCACGAGCTACGGCCTGTGCGGCCGCGGCGTGCTGGTGCTGGTGGCCAAGTAGCGTGAAGGCCGTGGAGGACCCGGCGCTCCCTTGAGGCCGGGCCCTTCGCGTTGGAGTGGGCGAGGAGGCGGACGCTGGCGGGCCTTGATGCCCGTGGCGGGCCCCGCCAGGGACGGAGCGCCATCCTCCCGGCATGGAACGCCACTTCAAGGATGGACGGTTCGAGTTCGCCCGCCTGGGATTGCTGGGCGCCGCGTACCGGGGGCTCTCCGACGCGGGAGAGGTCCTCGTCACGCTGGATGGGATTCCGGACGGGGACAGTGTGGCGTGGGTGCGGGAGTTCATCGCCCTGGCTGAGCGGCTGGAGCGCCAGGCCCACGCCAGCGCCGCCAGCGGACATCGCGCCAGTGCACGCTCGGCGTTCCTGCGCGCGAGCACCTACTTCCATGAAGCTTCCGCCTGCGCGCCCGGCACCTCGCGGCCGGAGCGGTTCCGCGCGCTGTGGCCGCGGCACCGGGACTGCTGGGACCACGCGGCCGCGCTGTTCGAGCCGCCTGTCGAACGGGTCTCCATTCCCTACGAAGGCACGTCGCTGGAGGGGTACTTCTTCCGGCCGGTGGGGGGCAATGGCGCGCGAAGGCCCACCGTCATCCTGAACAACGGCAGCGACGGGCCGGTGACGTCGATGTGGAAGGGCGGCGGCGCGGCGGCGGTGGAGCGCGGCTGGAACGCGCTGACCTTCGACGGGCCGGGCCAGGGCGCGGCGCTGCACCGGCAGGGGCT from Corallococcus exiguus harbors:
- a CDS encoding DUF4215 domain-containing protein, with product MTRVSPSSMARALLLLAAPLLLLSSCFQATTVDCPAGLVCPDGLKCAANQATCISTECGDGVVQDHEQCDDGNIVDGDGCSRDCKSTETCGNGVVDQVTKEKCDDGNTRDGDGCSADCKSNELCGNGVTDTAVGEKCDDGNNASGDGCSADCLSNETCGNGYTDPTKGEKCDDGNTVSGDGCSEDCRSQESCGNGYVDVAKGEKCDDGNNINGDGCSSDCKSNETCGNGVLDVIKGEICDDGNNVSEDGCSADCRSAEGCGNGVRDGEEQCDDKGESATCNLNCTVRVCGDGIVNRTAGEACDDKGESAYCNANCTLRACGDGVVNTSSGEQCDNPGPVNSPACDADCTIAFCGDGFTNITRGELCDTAGNSRTCNADCTPAACGDRYLNTAAGEQCDDGPNSAICDVDCTPVACGDGVTNTAAKEQCDDGNTRDDDDCLGTCKPNICGDSVINVNGPDRPESCDDGNTRTETACDYGTATCQACSGDCKTALNLQGNVCGDNVKDATNEACDDGNTETEDACPYGTANCKVCRFDCKESLSRTGNICGDNAKDPDHEACDDGNTKTEVACDYGQASCQKCSGDCQTALNLQGNVCGDNQRDMTHEACDDGNTTTETSCPYGVANCQTCSGDCKQLLAVKGNVCGDGVADLAHETCDDGNTTTETACPYGVASCQRCSSDCQTLLTLQGNICGDGKQDPSSTNEVCDDGNTQTESSCPYGQASCKVCRGDCKELVSVTGNVCGDGVLDSANEACDDGNTTTETACAYGTASCKRCSNDCQTVLSLEGNVCGDGVVDANASNELCDDGNTLACGSCSANCKVQTLQAATGTITATASSNLVDEETFTISDGINTPVTFELDRDNKLKNAANQRVVVANGTPATQIALVIRDAINAVEEPFEIGATVVTGSITVNVAHKLKGSIGNQAMTEKVGNNNFKVSGMNGGSGYDCPQGTKCVGNEDCALDLVCGASKTCVAAP
- a CDS encoding isoamylase, producing the protein MMTPPRRHRRSPWLTRWHPLVAVGFASALVSCASPETPAEVPAPAAPAVEDTAQREQELLSWTLGAKYDATQANINFNVYSSRATRIEVWIYKTAQGAGPAVTYEMTKNGTTNVWSKSVSVATLKASPHLITGTVYYGYRAWGPNWTYVSTWNTTTNSAHGFGADVDSAGNRFNPNKLLWDPYALELSHDPVNPSNADGTVFASGPLHRYKDSGPFAPKGIVLAPNTTSTGTKPTRAFKDDIVYEVHLRGLTKQDTGSGLDAACLGTYKTAGQKAAQLASLGVTAVEFLPLHETDNGNNDTVASTAGDNYWGYMNLSYFAPDRRYACDQTPGGPTREFKTMVKAFHDAGIKVLVDVVYNHTGEGGGWINGDPSTYNVMSYRGLDNPTYYSLTKNMQFNWDNTGVGGNFNTFNPTARNVILHSLSYWKDTLGVDGFRFDLASVLGNIYEHETDTHSGYEYNRDNANTALNQITTQLDPRPEAGGAGTDFIAEPWAIGGNSYQVGNFPAKWREWNGAFRDTFRKDQNQLGVESIKPSDLATRFAGSSDLYSDDGRKPAASVNFMAAHDGLTLKDIYSCNSKNNSQAWPYGPSDGGEDNNHSWDHGGNAALQRQAARNGMAFMMLSAGVPMLTGGDEFLRTQYCNNNVYNLDSDKNWLNYAWTTDQSNFRTFTQNLIAFRKAHPALRPAEFYKTNDNNGNVMEQHRWFKPDGFVPDAAYFNDPSQHALAYRIDATEFGETAVNAIYVAYNGWSANVNFLLPWPGTGKQWYRVTDTCSWAEGANQVVLNPGSTNLIGGEATSYGLCGRGVLVLVAK